In one window of Methanobrevibacter millerae DNA:
- the rnc gene encoding ribonuclease III gives MNLFEKFSIEPNNKDYYKMAFTHGSYATVHGLKYDYERLEFLGDSILNMLVSEYLYKKYPKYGEGKLTKLRANFVCQSALIQYSHELGLKDYLKVSVDEMKLTDNEVVSITSDLFESFLGALFLDQGLAFTKRFVAKIIFRYIDEEKIFFYDYKSSIKEFCDAQETKIHYELLEEHGVPHDKTFVMAIYLDDIKMGEGIGKNKKEAEQAAAKIAMKNLHLIR, from the coding sequence ATGAATTTATTTGAAAAATTTTCTATTGAACCGAATAATAAAGATTATTACAAAATGGCGTTTACTCACGGTTCCTATGCGACAGTGCATGGACTCAAGTACGATTACGAACGTTTGGAGTTTTTAGGGGATTCAATCCTTAACATGCTTGTTTCCGAGTATCTCTACAAGAAGTACCCGAAATACGGTGAAGGCAAGCTGACGAAACTCAGGGCAAACTTCGTATGCCAATCAGCTTTGATTCAATACTCTCATGAACTAGGTTTAAAGGATTATTTGAAAGTATCTGTGGATGAAATGAAATTAACGGACAATGAAGTGGTTTCAATAACATCAGATCTCTTCGAGTCATTTCTGGGAGCGCTGTTCCTGGATCAGGGTTTAGCATTTACAAAAAGGTTTGTCGCTAAAATAATATTCAGATATATCGATGAAGAAAAGATATTCTTCTATGACTATAAATCATCAATAAAAGAGTTCTGTGACGCTCAGGAAACCAAAATCCACTATGAACTCCTTGAAGAGCATGGAGTTCCTCATGACAAGACATTTGTAATGGCAATATATCTTGACGACATCAAGATGGGTGAAGGAATAGGAAAGAACAAGAAAGAGGCCGAGCAGGCGGCTGCAAAAATAGCTATGAAAAATTTACATTTGATTAGGTGA
- a CDS encoding LSm family protein, with translation MSGQNVQRPLDALGKSIDAPVLIKLKGDREFRGILKSFDLHMNLVLNDAEELQDGEIKKRLGVVLIRGDNIVYISP, from the coding sequence ATGAGCGGACAAAATGTTCAAAGACCACTCGATGCATTAGGCAAATCTATCGATGCTCCAGTTTTAATCAAACTCAAAGGAGACCGTGAATTCAGAGGTATACTCAAAAGCTTCGACTTACACATGAACCTGGTTCTCAACGACGCTGAAGAGTTACAGGACGGAGAAATCAAAAAGAGATTAGGTGTTGTTCTCATCAGAGGAGACAATATTGTTTATATTTCACCATAA
- a CDS encoding 50S ribosomal protein L37e, giving the protein MSKGTPSMGKKNKKTHIRCRRCGRNTYHVRKKVCASCGFGRSSKLRRYSWQNKKPTTRQRLV; this is encoded by the coding sequence ATGTCCAAGGGAACTCCATCAATGGGTAAGAAGAATAAAAAGACCCATATTAGATGCAGAAGATGTGGTAGAAATACTTACCACGTACGTAAGAAAGTCTGTGCTTCTTGTGGATTCGGTAGATCCAGCAAATTAAGAAGATACAGCTGGCAAAATAAAAAACCAACTACCAGACAAAGATTGGTTTAA